Proteins from a genomic interval of Armatimonadota bacterium:
- a CDS encoding argininosuccinate synthase, which translates to MSDKTAVLVYSGGLDTTVCIPLMRERYGFDKIVTVTVDVGQPSEDVQDAAERARALNAEHYTVDAKAEFASDYCFPAIAANADYQGYPLSTSIARPLIAAKAVETAKTLSRADAFVHGCTGKGNDQFRIEFMIRALMPEAQIIAPMRELNMTRTEEIEYARSHGAPIHQSSEKIWSIDENLWGRSVEGGRLEDPSYAPPEEIFQWTVDPTKAPDHPQEIEIRFDQGRPVALDGQSHSPLEMIVQLNRIAGAHGIGRIDIMEDRMIGLKVRENYECPAAVTLITAHRALEALVCAKDELRFKEQADRAWAELAYAGLWIDPFKASLKAFIQKVQERATGTVRLRLYKGSARVIGRESRWALYDENLASFDTTDFDQSEMAGAVKAHGLAARLYRRLSQG; encoded by the coding sequence ATGAGCGACAAGACGGCGGTTTTGGTCTATTCGGGCGGTCTGGACACGACGGTCTGCATCCCTTTAATGCGCGAGCGGTACGGCTTTGATAAGATCGTAACGGTTACAGTCGATGTGGGCCAGCCGAGCGAGGACGTGCAAGACGCTGCAGAGCGGGCGAGAGCGCTGAACGCCGAGCATTACACGGTGGACGCTAAGGCAGAGTTCGCCTCGGACTACTGCTTTCCGGCGATCGCGGCAAACGCAGACTACCAGGGATACCCGCTCAGCACTTCGATCGCGCGACCATTGATTGCGGCCAAGGCGGTCGAAACGGCCAAGACGCTGTCCCGAGCAGACGCCTTCGTCCACGGCTGCACGGGCAAAGGAAACGACCAGTTCCGCATCGAGTTCATGATCCGCGCCCTGATGCCCGAAGCCCAAATCATCGCTCCCATGCGCGAGTTGAACATGACGCGTACAGAAGAGATCGAGTACGCTCGCAGTCACGGCGCCCCCATCCACCAGTCGAGCGAGAAAATATGGAGCATCGACGAGAACTTGTGGGGCCGGTCGGTGGAGGGCGGACGGCTGGAAGACCCGTCGTATGCGCCGCCAGAGGAGATCTTCCAATGGACGGTCGACCCGACCAAAGCCCCTGACCATCCTCAAGAAATCGAGATTCGCTTTGACCAGGGTCGGCCGGTCGCGTTAGACGGACAGTCGCACTCTCCCCTGGAGATGATCGTGCAGCTGAACCGAATTGCCGGGGCGCACGGCATCGGACGCATCGACATTATGGAAGATCGGATGATCGGCCTAAAGGTGCGCGAAAACTACGAGTGCCCGGCCGCCGTAACGCTGATTACTGCGCATCGAGCCTTAGAGGCCTTGGTCTGCGCCAAGGACGAGCTTCGTTTTAAGGAGCAGGCGGATCGCGCTTGGGCCGAGTTGGCCTATGCGGGGCTGTGGATCGATCCGTTTAAGGCCAGCCTCAAGGCGTTCATCCAGAAGGTCCAAGAGCGGGCGACGGGAACGGTAAGACTGCGGCTTTACAAGGGGTCGGCACGAGTGATCGGGCGCGAAAGTCGCTGGGCTCTCTATGACGAGAACCTGGCATCGTTCGACACCACCGACTTCGACCAGTCCGAGATGGCGGGCGCCGTCAAGGCGCACGGCTTAGCAGCGCGGCTCTATCGGCGGTTGAGCCAGGGTTAA
- a CDS encoding ribonuclease HI family protein — translation MTVILYTDGASQGNPGLAGAGVAITDEQGRLLAEERKFLGQQTNNAAEYEALILGLETAKRLGARVVHWRTDSELLQRQWIGVYKIKKPELMVLAQKARKLADQFEKVTAAHIYREENSIADGLATKAIKEHLRQLR, via the coding sequence ATGACGGTCATCCTTTACACGGACGGCGCCTCGCAAGGCAATCCTGGCCTTGCCGGAGCAGGCGTTGCCATTACGGATGAACAGGGCCGCTTGCTGGCCGAGGAGAGGAAGTTTCTGGGGCAGCAAACCAATAACGCGGCCGAATACGAAGCGCTCATCTTGGGACTTGAAACTGCCAAGAGATTAGGGGCGAGAGTGGTTCACTGGCGCACGGACAGCGAACTGTTGCAGCGTCAATGGATCGGCGTTTATAAGATCAAGAAACCCGAGCTGATGGTTCTGGCGCAGAAGGCTCGCAAGCTGGCCGATCAGTTTGAGAAGGTAACGGCCGCCCATATCTATCGAGAGGAGAACTCCATAGCGGACGGATTGGCCACCAAGGCGATCAAGGAGCATTTAAGGCAATTAAGATGA
- a CDS encoding 50S ribosomal protein L9: protein MKVILTRDVPKVGKEGQVVEVEGGYGRNYLIPRGLAMMATRGAMKNLADMEKAIARRHERTMKDAASVAQKLDGKSVKIEAKTAPNSTKLFGAITAKDVADAIESQHSIKVDKRKIDLIDPIRSVETKEVKVHWAGEIEATVTVEVEAATPAE from the coding sequence ATGAAAGTGATATTGACCCGAGATGTGCCCAAAGTGGGCAAAGAGGGCCAGGTTGTCGAGGTAGAAGGCGGATACGGACGGAATTATCTGATCCCTCGCGGCCTGGCCATGATGGCGACGCGGGGCGCCATGAAGAACTTGGCCGACATGGAGAAGGCGATCGCCCGGCGGCACGAACGCACGATGAAGGACGCAGCTTCGGTCGCTCAGAAGTTGGACGGCAAAAGCGTCAAGATCGAAGCCAAGACTGCGCCCAACTCGACAAAGCTCTTTGGCGCGATCACGGCTAAGGACGTAGCCGATGCGATCGAGAGCCAGCACAGCATCAAGGTGGACAAGCGCAAAATCGACCTGATCGATCCGATCCGCAGCGTCGAAACGAAAGAGGTCAAGGTGCATTGGGCCGGGGAGATCGAAGCGACGGTTACGGTGGAGGTCGAGGCGGCCACCCCTGCTGAATGA
- a CDS encoding MCE family protein — protein sequence MRNDAVLVGLMVVLVALGLYVGYGYLRAQQDTRGYYTISVEFPSAKGISPGAPVMMSGVNIGRVKSVDLLTDRPGVNVKLHIKPTVQIPEGSTFRTPASILLPSEARIDVQPPPVYSGRYLARDSVAKGVSPTDLDKLLPDVGKTLEQIQGTLSSVRRFLDDPELNKAVISTMKNLAETAEHISNLTLQANRTLQANQGNINSIMREAALTAKEARLAIQSAHALIGDPALKDEAVAMLTSARKAAEHAEASLAAFQELTSDPETQENMKATLANARQLSDRLIELTGQATELIEKASTFTDKATTLMEDGSEVAEAAKQTLSRINRTLGSSPSLASAFGFGEPTFQLDFLSDVNSNRYRTDTILSIPYRNDSFFYLGIYDFTETDRAILQYGTKVHSDLSLRYGLFAAKPSVGVDYTLNNRTHLAVDLFNPNDLQVNFKIRQRLWENVFGWAGVEGVANGNRPTIGLQIQR from the coding sequence ATGAGAAACGATGCGGTTTTGGTGGGCTTGATGGTCGTCCTTGTGGCGCTCGGCCTCTACGTGGGATACGGCTATCTGCGCGCGCAACAGGATACTCGCGGCTACTACACGATCAGCGTCGAGTTTCCCAGCGCAAAAGGCATCTCGCCCGGCGCTCCGGTCATGATGTCGGGCGTAAACATTGGGCGCGTCAAATCGGTCGATCTCTTGACCGACAGGCCTGGCGTGAACGTGAAGCTTCACATCAAGCCGACCGTGCAGATACCAGAAGGCAGCACGTTTAGAACTCCCGCCAGCATCCTTCTTCCATCTGAAGCCCGCATCGATGTTCAACCGCCGCCGGTCTACTCCGGTCGATACTTGGCGCGCGACTCGGTTGCTAAAGGCGTCTCCCCGACGGATCTGGATAAACTTCTGCCCGACGTGGGCAAGACGCTCGAGCAGATTCAGGGCACTTTATCGTCAGTGCGGCGATTCTTGGACGACCCCGAACTGAACAAAGCGGTCATCAGCACGATGAAGAATCTGGCCGAGACGGCCGAGCACATAAGCAATCTCACGCTTCAAGCAAACCGCACATTGCAGGCCAATCAGGGAAATATAAACAGCATCATGCGAGAAGCCGCGCTGACAGCCAAGGAGGCGCGACTGGCCATCCAGAGCGCCCATGCCCTGATTGGCGATCCGGCATTGAAGGATGAAGCCGTGGCCATGCTGACCAGCGCGCGAAAGGCGGCTGAACATGCGGAGGCGTCGCTGGCGGCGTTCCAAGAGTTGACCAGCGATCCCGAGACCCAGGAAAACATGAAGGCGACGCTCGCAAACGCCAGGCAACTGAGCGACCGGTTGATCGAGCTGACCGGGCAAGCGACCGAACTGATCGAGAAGGCTTCTACCTTTACCGATAAGGCAACCACGCTGATGGAGGACGGTTCGGAGGTGGCGGAGGCTGCCAAACAGACGCTAAGCCGGATCAACCGCACTTTGGGCTCATCGCCGAGCCTGGCCAGCGCTTTTGGCTTTGGCGAACCGACCTTTCAGTTAGATTTTCTGTCTGATGTGAACTCGAACCGCTACCGGACGGACACCATACTCTCCATCCCCTATCGCAACGATAGCTTTTTCTACCTGGGGATCTACGATTTTACGGAGACGGATCGCGCGATTTTGCAGTACGGCACAAAGGTCCATTCCGACCTATCGCTTCGCTACGGTCTCTTTGCCGCCAAACCGAGCGTTGGGGTAGACTATACGCTCAACAATCGAACGCATTTGGCGGTTGACCTGTTCAATCCCAACGACCTGCAAGTAAACTTCAAAATAAGGCAGCGACTGTGGGAAAACGTATTCGGCTGGGCCGGGGTCGAGGGTGTTGCAAACGGCAATCGCCCGACAATAGGCCTGCAGATTCAGCGATAG
- a CDS encoding ABC transporter ATP-binding protein, with amino-acid sequence MSAPAIKTIDLHYRIGGKPILSGVNLEVHPGEAVSIMGSSGSGKTTLLRCISGLIQPTSGEIWVEGIEISRLSERDKLQIRRKLGIVFQYAALFDYLTVYENVAFGVERLSKPAKGKIAQIVQERLAWVGLEGTESLYPSELSGGMRKRVGLARALATDPDIVLFDEPTSGLDPVTGFQIDSLIARLKRELGLTAVVVSHDVASVMRVSDRVAMLSDGVVAAEGTPQEIHSSDHPQVRSFMQAASATVL; translated from the coding sequence ATGAGCGCGCCCGCAATAAAAACGATCGATCTTCATTACCGCATTGGCGGCAAGCCGATTCTTTCGGGCGTCAATTTAGAGGTTCATCCCGGCGAGGCGGTCAGCATCATGGGATCGTCAGGATCCGGCAAGACGACCCTGCTCCGGTGTATATCAGGCTTAATCCAGCCAACTTCCGGCGAGATATGGGTAGAGGGAATCGAGATTTCGAGACTTTCTGAGCGCGATAAACTCCAGATTCGGCGGAAATTGGGCATCGTCTTTCAATACGCGGCGCTTTTCGACTATTTGACCGTCTACGAAAACGTCGCGTTCGGCGTCGAGCGGCTGAGCAAGCCCGCCAAAGGAAAGATTGCCCAGATCGTTCAAGAACGGCTCGCTTGGGTCGGATTGGAGGGCACCGAATCGCTTTACCCATCCGAGTTGAGCGGGGGTATGCGCAAGCGGGTCGGCTTGGCGCGAGCCCTCGCGACCGATCCCGACATTGTGCTGTTCGACGAACCGACCAGCGGCTTGGACCCCGTTACCGGCTTTCAGATCGATTCGCTCATTGCGCGCCTTAAGCGCGAATTGGGGCTGACGGCGGTGGTCGTATCGCACGATGTGGCGAGCGTGATGAGGGTTTCGGACCGTGTAGCGATGCTCTCTGATGGGGTTGTGGCGGCGGAAGGAACTCCGCAAGAGATTCATTCCAGCGATCATCCTCAGGTACGCTCTTTTATGCAGGCGGCATCCGCAACCGTGCTCTAA
- a CDS encoding ABC transporter permease encodes MDELSWGASSDARNPIKSSLAFVGEVASLFLSTVRSVLTGKIEFKETIRQMAFIGVASIPIVAITAAFSGAVLALYSATLLVKYGVGSLAGGAVGLSVAREIAPVLTSIMVSARCGSAIAAHIASMKVTEQIDALRALAVSPISYLVVPRTLAALIMVPALCTVANFSGIFGGAIVAGAIGVSYYSYFESLRATMETFDITGGLIKAAVFALIVALVGCQQGLGASGGAAGVGRATTRAVVISLSLIYIVNYFLADALFNR; translated from the coding sequence ATGGATGAGCTGAGTTGGGGCGCGAGTTCGGACGCTCGCAATCCGATCAAGTCCAGTCTGGCGTTCGTCGGCGAGGTCGCTTCCCTCTTTCTCTCTACCGTTCGTTCGGTGCTGACAGGCAAAATCGAGTTCAAAGAGACGATCCGCCAGATGGCGTTCATCGGCGTGGCATCCATCCCCATCGTGGCGATCACTGCGGCGTTTTCGGGCGCAGTGCTGGCTCTTTACAGCGCGACTCTTTTGGTCAAGTACGGGGTCGGCAGCCTGGCAGGCGGGGCGGTAGGACTCTCGGTAGCCAGAGAAATCGCTCCTGTGCTGACCTCGATCATGGTGTCGGCGAGATGCGGGTCGGCCATTGCCGCGCACATCGCATCGATGAAGGTTACCGAACAGATCGACGCCTTGCGGGCCTTGGCCGTCAGTCCGATCAGTTATCTGGTCGTACCGCGCACGTTGGCCGCGCTGATCATGGTGCCCGCGCTTTGCACGGTCGCCAACTTTTCGGGCATCTTTGGCGGCGCGATCGTTGCGGGGGCGATCGGCGTTTCCTACTATTCATACTTCGAATCGCTTCGCGCAACGATGGAGACGTTCGACATCACAGGAGGATTGATCAAGGCGGCGGTCTTTGCGCTGATCGTCGCTTTGGTCGGCTGTCAGCAGGGATTAGGCGCATCCGGCGGCGCCGCAGGCGTGGGAAGAGCCACCACGCGCGCGGTCGTCATCTCGCTCTCTCTAATCTACATCGTCAACTACTTTTTGGCCGATGCCCTGTTCAACCGATGA
- a CDS encoding DUF3298 and DUF4163 domain-containing protein, translated as MRFLVVLALAGIAVAQTSNYQMKSINADKKGYYSAKTTYPHFANLGKTGEIANAAISDWTKSAQTAWVKSAAKNPQAPRVPYEFLATPTVHRNDLRVISLYFTVYEFTGGAHGNTNFVCMNFGQANGQVRKLSIGDLFMPGFDYKRYLSDQILAQLQGVERAAWVAGAEVVEIKPAQLENFTIHKDGLYFLFPPYELGPYSSGTFKVLVPYTKLMEHLNKGVLFAR; from the coding sequence ATGAGATTCCTCGTCGTGCTCGCGCTTGCGGGCATCGCTGTCGCACAGACCTCAAACTACCAGATGAAGTCGATCAACGCCGATAAGAAGGGCTATTACTCGGCGAAGACCACCTATCCCCACTTTGCAAACCTTGGCAAAACAGGCGAAATCGCCAACGCCGCGATCAGCGACTGGACAAAGAGCGCGCAGACCGCATGGGTCAAAAGCGCCGCCAAGAATCCTCAGGCACCCCGCGTACCTTATGAATTTCTCGCAACGCCGACCGTGCATCGGAACGATTTGCGAGTCATCAGCCTCTACTTCACGGTCTACGAGTTCACTGGAGGAGCGCACGGCAACACGAACTTCGTCTGCATGAACTTTGGGCAAGCAAACGGACAGGTTCGAAAGTTGAGCATTGGCGATCTTTTTATGCCCGGATTTGACTACAAGCGATATCTGTCCGACCAGATTCTGGCGCAACTGCAAGGGGTCGAGCGCGCGGCATGGGTGGCCGGCGCCGAGGTGGTCGAGATCAAGCCTGCGCAATTGGAAAACTTCACGATCCACAAAGACGGCCTCTACTTCTTGTTTCCTCCCTACGAACTGGGCCCCTATTCTTCCGGAACGTTCAAAGTGCTGGTGCCCTACACGAAGTTAATGGAGCATCTGAACAAGGGCGTGTTGTTCGCTCGCTAG
- a CDS encoding PEP-CTERM sorting domain-containing protein: MYRLMLLVVSAAIAATTSMAQVIRNSDNLPPSDSSYVGQFHARYASGLVQLSNPIHDMFTNSSPPPGPGGTTTHSFGSRVSADVSISGGTPARLTANADCTVIVRWLDQIGNLRIFDTEMIQLDISGGDLPAGVMIRESPTLPSTGRTTIEDIGGGMYRIDSFFDIFTELTLSGGQSWFPTESGAGRVTLVPEPASLSALALGLIALARRRRR, encoded by the coding sequence ATGTACCGCTTGATGTTGCTTGTCGTCTCGGCGGCAATTGCAGCCACAACTTCGATGGCGCAGGTCATTCGGAACAGCGACAATCTGCCGCCCAGCGACAGCTCCTACGTAGGGCAATTTCATGCCCGTTATGCCAGCGGATTAGTTCAACTGTCTAATCCGATCCACGACATGTTCACCAACTCTTCGCCGCCCCCAGGCCCGGGCGGAACGACGACCCACTCCTTTGGCTCTCGCGTCAGCGCAGATGTCAGCATCAGCGGCGGAACTCCCGCCAGACTGACCGCGAATGCAGACTGCACCGTCATTGTGCGATGGCTCGACCAGATTGGCAACCTGCGCATTTTCGACACAGAGATGATCCAACTCGACATCTCGGGCGGCGATCTGCCCGCCGGCGTCATGATAAGGGAGAGCCCGACGCTGCCGTCTACGGGGCGGACCACAATCGAGGATATTGGCGGCGGGATGTATCGGATCGATAGTTTCTTCGATATTTTCACCGAACTGACCCTGAGCGGCGGGCAATCTTGGTTTCCCACCGAGTCGGGCGCCGGGCGAGTAACGTTGGTGCCCGAACCGGCCAGCCTAAGCGCTTTGGCGCTTGGCTTGATCGCTTTGGCCAGGCGGCGACGCCGGTAG
- a CDS encoding Hsp20/alpha crystallin family protein — translation MAGNRIALRHRPQFELTPWNPWREMDYLFNRFFESPTGGELRQAWQPTLDAYDTPEAFVLLAVVPGAEEAAFDVQVSGSTVAVSGRRKAWIEGENVTTLFSNGANVSGEFSFRYDFPADIDAASVKATYRSGILEIRLPKVQPTQPQSIKVEVQTE, via the coding sequence ATGGCTGGTAATCGAATCGCTTTGCGGCATCGACCGCAATTTGAGCTGACGCCCTGGAATCCTTGGCGGGAGATGGACTATCTGTTCAACCGATTCTTCGAATCGCCGACGGGCGGCGAGTTGCGGCAGGCTTGGCAACCGACGCTGGATGCTTATGACACGCCTGAGGCCTTTGTGCTCTTAGCCGTTGTGCCTGGGGCAGAGGAGGCCGCGTTCGATGTCCAGGTTTCTGGTTCTACGGTCGCGGTGAGCGGTCGGCGCAAGGCTTGGATCGAGGGGGAGAACGTTACAACGCTCTTCTCGAACGGCGCGAACGTCTCCGGCGAGTTTAGCTTCCGGTACGACTTTCCGGCGGACATCGATGCGGCAAGCGTGAAGGCGACGTATCGGTCGGGCATTCTGGAGATTCGCCTGCCCAAGGTACAACCGACTCAACCGCAGAGCATTAAAGTTGAGGTTCAGACCGAGTAG